The following nucleotide sequence is from Carassius carassius chromosome 16, fCarCar2.1, whole genome shotgun sequence.
ATGGTGGAACAGCACATAGAGATgatctctacagccctgaatgtcagcggagaccatgacagctagatgagccccagagaatGATTCCCTCAGAAGACCTTGTCACTTAGAtggccaccgggacaagaccacgggaaccagatgagtcctctgcacattctgactttgctgcagcctggaattaaactgctggaTTTGTTTGGCCAGAGAAgaacgatggagttttggttccttttgtaaagattctttgacacaatctgtattgcaaAAAAGCGTTACATAAatagcggtgacttgacttttgCCTAATTTTAAAGATGTAATTGTGAACCGtagtaatatttgtaaatatttgttgaacttgaacttgaacctGTTTAGTCTTTTTTAAGTTCATTAAACTTCGCaaacatttagtttaacttgctTAGACTTTTTTAAGTTcattaaacaaatgtttaaaatttattttgcagTTGTATTACAAATGTAATGTTTGGCACCTGGagcattttaaagggatagttaatccgtaaatgaaaatttgctgttaatttactgaccatcaggccatcccagatgtccgtgactttttttctttagtagaacagtaaagaagatttttatctgaaacagtgATCCTTGGTGATTCATACACGCCACCTCAATGGCTGCAGTTTTTTGAGGGTCAAAAAAGCATACAGACAAGATCAAATTAATACCACAGAGTGACTGTTTCGattcataagacctcaatgtgTCATCAGGTGATTGGTAACCACTGGTAATCTGGTCTTGTCTTTATATGTTTTTTGGCTCGCAAAAACTGGCTTATACCAAAACTTATGAATTGGTATAGAATATTGTTTTGCCCAAAAACtcctttactgttctactgaataAATAAGtcacctacattttggatggccttaGGTCAGTTAACagcaaatcttcatttttggggttAACTATTGTTTTAAGCCtgcatttttataaaagttataaatgcagattgtttttaaataaaggctATTATGTATAAAACTAATTCAGTAAAAGTTAAGCCAACTAAAAAATATCAATTCAGTTAATAATTTGAAGAGAGAGAACtagatacaatatatatatatatatatatatatatatatatatatatatatatatatatatatatatgaaacagcttgatttttttttcaatgtacctATTGGCCATCAAGGATAATATAATCATGTTTCTGTAATGTAACTAGCCTTCAGTCACAGAtgaaaattacacatttgtagCACTGAAAATAACTTAGAACCATGTTCAAACAGAGTATCACAAACActgaaaaacaatttttttataggtCACATAGATGTTGCTTCCATTTTTGAATATTTCGACTATAGGTCACTATTATCTGCCATGTTTTTTCTCTTAACACTTCTTCTTTCTTCTTgtgctgttttattttcatttacataatCAGCTGCACAAACAACAACTCCACCAGAATCAACAACTCTGTTAACAACAGTTGCACCCACCTCCGGAACAGCtacaccaacatctaccactccatcaacaactacTGCACCAAACTCAGAATCAACAGCACCAATATCTACCAattcatcaacaacaactgcaccaacatctaccactccatcaacaacaactgcaccaacaacagccactccatcaacaacaactgcaccagccattggggcatcaacaacaactgcatcaaaatctaccactccatcaacaacaactccaccaacaacaaccactccatcaacaacaactgcaccagccattggggcatcaacaacaactgcaccaacatctaaaactccatcaacaacaactgcacaaacaacaaccactccatcaacaacaactgcaccaacaacaacaactgcaccagccattacatcaacagcaccaacatctaccactccatcaacaacaactgcacaaacatcaaccactccatcaacaacaactgcaccagccattaCATCAACAGCACCAACATCAACCATTCCATCAACAACTactgcaccaacatcaaccacaACCATTGggtcatcaacaacaactgcatcaACATCTAActctccatcaacaacaactgcaccaacatcatcCACTCCattaacaacaactgcaccaacatctaccactccatcaacaacaactgcacaaacatcaaccactccatcaacaacaactgcaccagccattacatcaacagcaccaacatctaccactccatcaacaacaactgcaccaacatctaccactccatcaacaacaaatgCACCAACATCTAACTCTCCATCAACAACTACTGCACCAACATCTAACACTCCATCAACAACTactgcaccaacatcaaccactcctTCAACAACAACTGCACTAACATCAGCCACtctatcaacaacaactgcaccaacattaactactccatcaacaacaactgcaccaacatcaaccCATCCATCAACAACAATTGCACAAGCAATTACATCAacagcaccaacatctaccactccatcaacaactgcaccaacatctatcACTCCATCAACTACTGCACCAGCCACAATATCAACGGCATCGACATCTACCACTCCATTAATAACAACTGTCCCAACATCAACAACTTTTTCAACAACAACTTCACCAACATCTACCTCTCaatcaacaactgcaccaacaacaaccactccatcaaAAACAACTGCACCAGCAATGAAATCAATGgcatcaacatctaccactccatcaacaactgcACCATTATcaacaactccatcaacaacaacttcaccaacaaccactccatcaacaacaactgcaccaacatctacaactccatcaacaacaactacaCCAAAATCAACCACTCTATCAACAACTACTGCAgcaacatcaaccactccatcaacaacaatggcaccagccattacatcaacagcaccaacatctaccacttcATCAACAACTGTACCAACATCTAACACTCCATCAACAACTactgcaccaacatcaaccactccttcaacaacaactgcaccaacatcagcCACTCTATCAACAACAACTGCTCCAACATTAAatactccatcaacaacaactgcaccaacatcaaccCATCCATCAACAACAATTGCACCAGCAATTACATCAacagcaccaacatctaccactccatcaacaactgcaccaacatctatcACTCCATCAACTACTGCACCAGCCACAACATCAACGGCATCGACATCTACCACTCCATTAATAACAACTGTCCCAACATCAACAACTTTTTCAACAACAACTTCACCAACATCTACCTCtcaatcaacaacaactgcaccaacaacaaccactccatcaaAAACAACTGCACCAGCAATGACATCAATGgcatcaacatctaccactccatcaacaactgcACCATTATCtacaactccatcaacaacaactacaCCAAAATCAACCACTCTATCAACAACTACTGCAgcaacatcaaccactccatcaacaacaatggcaccagccattacatcaacagcaccaacatctaccacttcATCAACAACTACTGCACCAGCCACAACATCAAAGGCATcgacatctaccactccatcaataACATCTGTCCCAACATCAACAACTttgtcaacaacaactgcaccaacatctacctctccatcaacaacaactgcaccaacatcaaccactccatcaacaacaactgcaccaacatcaaccactccatcaacaacaactgcaccaacatctaccactccatcaacaacaactgcaccagtcaTTACATCAACAGCACCAATATCAACCATTCCATCAACAACTactgcaccaacatcaaccacaACCATTGGGTCATCAACAACAAATACACCAACATCTAACTCTCCattaacaacaactgcaccaacatcaagcactccatcaacaacaactgcaccagccattacatcaacagcaccaacatctaccactccatcaacaacaactgcacaaacatcaaccactccatcatcaacaactgcaccagccattacatcaacagcaccaacatctaccactccatcaacaacaactgcaccaacatctaccactccatcaacaacaaatgCACCAACATCTAACACTCCATCAACAACTACTGCACAAACATCTAACACTCCATCAACAAATACTGCACCAACATTAACTACTCCATCAACAACTACTGCACCAACATTAActactccatcaacaacaattgcaccagccattacatcaacagcaccaacatctaccactccatcaacaactgcTCCAACATCTATCACTCCATCAACTACTGCACCAGCCACAACATCAACGGCATCGACATCTACCACTCCATTAATAACAACTGTCCCAACATCAACAACTTTTTCAACAACAACTTCACCAACATCTACCTCtcaatcaacaacaactgcaccaacatcaaccactccatcaacaacaactgcaccaacatcaaccacaACCATTGGGTCATCAACAACAACTACACCAACATCTAActctccatcaacaacaactgcaccaacatcaaccactccatcaacaacaactgcaccagccattacatcaacagcaccaacatctaccactccatcaacaacaactgcacaaacatcaaccactccatcaacaacaactgcaccaacatcatcAACTCCTTTTACAACAACAGCACCAACATCTatcactccatcaacaacaactgaacCAGCCACAACATCACTGGCATCAAcacctaccactccatcaacaactgcACTatcatctaccactccatcaacaacaactgtacCAACAaaaaccactccatcaacaacaactgcaccagccaatACATCGACAGCGCCAACAACATCATCAACTCCTTTTACAACAACAGCACCAACATCTatcactccatcaacaacaactgaacCAGCCACAACATCACTGGCATCAAcacctaccactccatcaacaactgcACTatcatctaccactccatcaacaacaactgtaccaacatctaccactccctcaacaacaactgcagcaacatcaaccactccatcaacaactatAACACCAGTCACAACATCATTGGCATCAACATTTACCACTCTATCAACATCTACCActtcatcaacaacaactgcaccaacatcaaccactcgATCAAGAACAACTgtaccaacatcaaccactccatcaacaacaaatgcaccaacatctaccactccatcaacaacaactgcaccaacatctaccactccatcagcaacaactgcaccaacaacaaccactccatcaacaaaaaCTGCACCAGCCATTGggtcatcaacaacaactgcaccaacatctaccactccatcaacaacaactgcaccaacaacaaccaatccatcaacaacaactgcaccagccattacatcaacagcaccaacatcaaccactccatcaacaacaactgcaccaacatctaccactccatctaCAACAATTGCACCAGCCACAACATCACTGGCATCAAcacctaccactccatcaacaactgtagcaacatcaacaacaactgcaccagccataaCATCAAcggcaccaacatcaaccactctatcaacaacaactgcaaaaacatctacaactccatcaacaactaTAACACCAGTCACAACATCAACGGCATCAacatcaactgcaccaacatctaccactccatcaacaacaactgcaccaacaacaaccaatccatcaacaacaactgccccaacaacaaccactccatcaacaacaactgcaccagtcaTTACATCAACAGCACCAATATCAATCACtctatcaacaacaactgcaaaaacatctacaactccatcaacaactaTAACACCAGTCacaacatcaaccactccatcaacaacaactgcaccaacatctcccactccatcaacaacaactttaCCAACATCAAGCCTTTTGTCAACAACAGTTGCACCAGCCACAACATCATTGGAATCAACATATACCACTCCACCAATAACAACTGTCACAACATTAACAACTttgtcaacaacaactgcaccaacatctaccgcttcatcaacaacaactgcaccaacatcagcCACTCTGTCAAAAATAGATGCAAATGCCACAACATCAAATTCACCAAGATTTACCAGTCAACCATCAACTGCACCAACATTTACCACTCTACCAGCAACTGCTGCACCAAGCTCAATGTCAACTGCACCAACGTCTACCATTCCATCAACAATAACTGCACCAACATTTACCACTCCATCACCAACTACTGCACCAACATTTGTCACCCTACCAACAACTGGTGCAACAACTTTAACATCACCTGCACCAACATTTATCACTttgtcaacaacaactgcaccagccacgacatcattggcatcaacatctaccactccatcaacaacaactgaaccaacatctaccactccatcaacaacaattgcacaaacaacaaccactccatcaacaacaactgcatcagccattacatcaacagcaccaacatctaccactccatcagcaacaactgcaccagccacaacATCATTGGCATCAACATCTACAACTCCATCACCAACTACTGCACCAACATTTGTCACCCTACCAACAACTGGTGCAACAACTTCAACATCAACAGCAACAACATCTAGCACTTTgtcaacaactgcaccagccacgacatcattggcatcaacatctaccactcaatcaacaacaactgaaccaacatctaccactTCATCAACAACAATTGCACAAacaacaaccactccatcaacaacaactgcatcaGCCATTACATCAACAGCACCAACATCTACCCATCCATcagcaacaactgcaccagccacaacatcattggcatcaacatctaccactccatcaacatcaactgcaccaacatctaccactccatcaacaacaactgcaggaACATCATCCACtcaatcaacaacaactgcaccagccacaacATCATTGGCATCAACAACTACCACACAATCAACATCAACAGCAAAAACATCTACCAATCCATTAACATCAACAGCaacaacatctaccactccatcaacaacaactgcaccaacatcatcCACTCCattaacaacaactgcaccaacatctaccactccatcaacaacgaCTGAACCAACCACAACATCACTGGCATCAAcacctaccactccatcaacaactgcACTatcatctaccactccatcaacaacaactgtacCAACAaaaaccactccatcaacaacaactgcaacagCCATTACATCGacagcaccaacatctaccactccctcaacaacaactgcagcaacatcaacaactccatcaacaactaTAACACCAGTCACAACATCATTGGCATCAACAtttaccactccatcaacatcaacatctACCActtcatcaacaacaactgcaccaacatcaaccactccatcaacaacaactgtaccaacatcaaccactccatcaacaacaaatgcaccaacatctaccactccatcaacaacaactgcaccaacatctaccactccatcagcaacaactgcaccaacaacaaCTACTCCATCAACAAAAACTGCACCAGCCATTGggtcatcaacaacaactgcaccaacatctaccactccatcaacaacaactgcaccaacaacaaccaatccatcaacaacaactgcaccagccattacatcaacagcaccaacatcaaccactccatcaacaacaactgcaccaacatctaccactccatcaacaacaactgcaccagccacaacATCACTGGCATCAAcacctaccactccatcaacaactgtAGCAACATcaacaactccatcaacaacaactgcaccagccataaCATCAACGGgaccaacatcaaccactctatcaacaacaactgcaaaaacatctacaactccatcaacaactaTAACACCAGTCACAACATCAATGGCATCAacatcaactgcaccaacatctactactccatcaacaacaactgcaccaacaacaaccactccatcaacaacaactgcaccaacaacaaccactccatcaacaataACTCCACCAGTCATTACATCAACAGCACCAATATCAACCATTCCATcaacaactccatcaacaacaactgcaccagccataaCATCAAcggcaccaacatcaaccactctatcaacaacaactgcaaaaacatctacaactccatcaacaactaTAACACCAGTCacaacatcaaccactccatcaacaacaactgcaccaacatctaccactccatcaacaacaactgcaccaacaacaaccactccatcaacaacaactgcaccaacaacaaccactccatcaacaacaactgcaccagtcaTTACATCAACAGCACCATCAACAACTCATCAACAACTCAACCGCACCATCAACAactcatcaacaacaactgca
It contains:
- the LOC132160238 gene encoding mucin-2-like, with product MNCNYINSTNIYHSINNCTNIYHSINYCTSHNINGIDIYHSINNNCPNINNFFNNNFTNIYLSINNCTNNNHSIKNNCTSNEINGINIYHSINNSSTTTTPKSTTLSTTTAATSTTPSTTMAPAITSTAPTSTTSSTTVPTSNTPSTTTAPTSTTPSTTTAPTSATLSTTTAPTLNTPSTTTAPTSTHPSTTIAPAITSTAPTSTTPSTTAPTSITPSTTAPATTSTASTSTTPLITTVPTSTTFSTTTSPTSTSQSTTTAPTTTTPSKTTAPAMTSMASTSTTPSTTAPLSTTPSTTTTPKSTTLSTTTAATSTTPSTTMAPAITSTAPTSTTSSTTTAPATTSKASTSTTPSITSVPTSTTLSTTTAPTSTSPSTTTAPTSTTPSTTTAPTSTTPSTTTAPTSTTPSTTTAPVITSTAPISTIPSTTTAPTSTTTIGSSTTNTPTSNSPLTTTAPTSSTPSTTTAPAITSTAPTSTTPSTTTAQTSTTPSSTTAPAITSTAPTSTTPSTTTAPTSTTPSTTNAPTSNTPSTTTAQTSNTPSTNTAPTLTTPSTTTAPTLTTPSTTIAPAITSTAPTSTTPSTTAPTSITPSTTAPATTSTASTSTTPLITTVPTSTTFSTTTSPTSTSQSTTTAPTSTTPSTTTAPTSTTTIGSSTTTTPTSNSPSTTTAPTSTTPSTTTAPAITSTAPTSTTPSTTTAQTSTTPSTTTAPTSSTPFTTTAPTSITPSTTTEPATTSLASTPTTPSTTALSSTTPSTTTVPTKTTPSTTTAPANTSTAPTTSSTPFTTTAPTSITPSTTTEPATTSLASTPTTPSTTALSSTTPSTTTVPTSTTPSTTTAATSTTPSTTITPVTTSLASTFTTLSTSTTSSTTTAPTSTTRSRTTVPTSTTPSTTNAPTSTTPSTTTAPTSTTPSATTAPTTTTPSTKTAPAIGSSTTTAPTSTTPSTTTAPTTTNPSTTTAPAITSTAPTSTTPSTTTAPTSTTPSTTIAPATTSLASTPTTPSTTVATSTTTAPAITSTAPTSTTLSTTTAKTSTTPSTTITPVTTSTASTSTAPTSTTPSTTTAPTTTNPSTTTAPTTTTPSTTTAPIYQSTINCTNIYHSTSNCCTKLNVNCTNVYHSINNNCTNIYHSITNYCTNICHPTNNCNNCTSHNIIGINIYNSITNYCTNICHPTNNWCNNFNINSNNI